In Spirosoma pollinicola, the genomic window AACCGCAGCAAGGCCAGATACTGCTTTTCACAACCAAGTTTCGGCCAGTTAAAAGTACACGGGGTTATCACCGCGTGGCGATGCGGCACGGTGTCAGCGAAGTCAGGAGTGGCAAACGTTTGAATGTGGGCTTGATCTTTCATGATGCGGCATGATAGCGCATAGTGAGTTAGGGCCCACGCCATTTGCCCGGTTGCGCACATTGGTGAGCCTGATTAAATGTAAGGAAATTACACTGGGAGGTCACCGCCCCAGCAAAATTTACGGGTTACTTACCTGCCGGGCGGGCAAACACATGAAGGCCGAAAATAGAGTCTTCTTTCGAGACGAAACTGAAGCTACTGAACAGGGTTTCCGGCCCTGCGCGGTGTGTTTGCCAACCGCCTACAAGACCTGGAAAACAAGCTAATACGTAGTTTGTCAATATATTTTTTTACACTAAACTTGTTAAAGTATAAACTCAACAGAACTAAGACCATGGTTGCTGAGAAGAAACGTCGTTCATCCACCCGTACTATTCCCTCTGCCCTCATTTATGAAATGTGGGCAGGACAACCCGTGTACTATCGGGGGTACAGGGAGGTGCTGGCGGGAAAAAAAACACTTGAAGAAATTATATCGTGTTCTGATTTACAAGGTGTTTTAGTGGCACTTTTGACTATTTATATAGGCAATCATATCAACCGAAAAAAGTACCTTCTGGCAACAAATGAGATTGGTTTACATCTGGCTGTTGGGGATAATCTGGGCCATGACCTGGTAATTTTTGAGAAAGAAAAAATAGGCAAGCTTAAAGGAAACTATTTTGATGTACCGCCAAAGGTGGTTATCGAGGTAGATATTAAAGCCGACATGACTGACTTTCCTAACAAAGCAGACGAATACATCATGCGTAAATCGCAGAAATTACTCGACTTTGGTGTTGAGAAACTACTCTGGATTATTACAGGCGCACAAAAAGTTTATGTCATCAACAAAAATGACCCAATCTGGTATGTAGTGAACTGGTCAGAAACCATTACCATGCTGGATGACTGCACCCTGAA contains:
- a CDS encoding Ada metal-binding domain-containing protein; the protein is MIAHSELGPTPFARLRTLVSLIKCKEITLGGHRPSKIYGLLTCRAGKHMKAENRVFFRDETEATEQGFRPCAVCLPTAYKTWKTS
- a CDS encoding PDDEXK family nuclease — protein: MVAEKKRRSSTRTIPSALIYEMWAGQPVYYRGYREVLAGKKTLEEIISCSDLQGVLVALLTIYIGNHINRKKYLLATNEIGLHLAVGDNLGHDLVIFEKEKIGKLKGNYFDVPPKVVIEVDIKADMTDFPNKADEYIMRKSQKLLDFGVEKLLWIITGAQKVYVINKNDPIWYVVNWSETITMLDDCTLNIKQLLDDEEITY